One genomic segment of Elgaria multicarinata webbii isolate HBS135686 ecotype San Diego chromosome 21, rElgMul1.1.pri, whole genome shotgun sequence includes these proteins:
- the PSMD4 gene encoding 26S proteasome non-ATPase regulatory subunit 4 has product MVLESTMVCVDNSEFMRNGDFLPTRLQAQQDAVNIVCHSKTRSNPENNVGLITLANNCEVLTTLTPDTGRILSKLHSVQPKGKITFCTGIRVAHLALKHRQGKNHKMRIIAFVGSPVEDNEKDLVKLAKRLKKEKVNVDIINFGEEEANTDKLTAFINTLNGKDGTGSHLVTVPPGPSLADALISSPILAGEGGAMLGLGASDFEFGVDPSADPELALALRVSMEEQRQRQEEEARRAAAASAAEAGIPATGGDDSDDALLKMTIGQQDFGRAGLPDLSTMTEEEQIAYAMQMSLQGAEFGQGESAEVDSTADMDTSEPTKEEDDYDVMQDPEFLQSVLENLPGVDPNNEAIRNAMGSLASQASKENKDKKEEEKK; this is encoded by the exons ATGGTGTTGGAGAGCACCATGGTCTg tGTCGACAACAGCGAGTTCATGAGGAACGGGGACTTTTTGCCGACCCGCCTCCAGGCTCAGCAGGACGCGGTCAATATCGTCTGTCACTCAAAGACCCGCAGCAATCCCGAAAACAACGTCGGCCTCATCACTTTAGCCAA TAACTGCGAGGTGTTGACCACTCTGACCCCGGACACGGGCCGCATCCTGTCCAAGCTGCACTCGGTGCAGCCCAAGGGGAAGATCACCTTCTGCACAGGGATTCGCGTGGCTCAC TTGGCTTTGAAACACCGTCAAGGCAAGAACCACAAAATGCGTATCATTGCCTTCGTGGGGAGCCCGGTGGAGGATAACGAGAAAGAC CTGGTGAAGTTGGCCAAGCGCCTGAAGAAGGAGAAGGTGAACGTGGACATCATCAACTTCGGAGAAGAG GAAGCCAACACCGATAAGCTGACAGCCTTCATCAACACCCTGAATGGCAAAGACGGCACGGGCTCCCACCTGGTGACGGTGCCTCCAGGGCCCAGCCTTGCCGATGCCCTCATCAGCTCCCCGATCCTCGCCGGGGAGGGGGGTGCCATGCTGGGCCTGGGGGCCAGTGACTTCGAGTTCGGGGTGGACCCCAGCGCCGACCCAGAACTAGCTCTG GCCCTCCGAGTTTCGATGGAGGAGCAACGgcagaggcaggaggaggaggcccggAGAGCCGCGGCAGCATCCGCCGCTGAAGCTGGAATTCCAGCCACCGGCGGGGATG ATTCAGACGACGCCCTGCTCAAGATGACCATCGGACAACAGGACTTCGGCCGAGCCGGCCTGCCAGACCTCAGCACCATGACCGAAGAGGAGCAGATCGCCTACGCCATGCAGATGTCTCTCCAAGGAGCCG AGTTCGGGCAAGGCGAGTCGGCCGAGGTGGACAGCACCGCTGACATGGACACGTCAGAGCCCACCAAG gaaGAAGACGATTACGACGTGATGCAAGACCCCGAGTTCCTCCAGAGCGTGCTGGAAAACCTGCCGGGGGTCGACCCCAACAACGAGGCCATCCGCAACGCCATGGGCTCCCTGGCCTCGCAGGCTTccaaggagaacaaagacaagaaagaggaggagaagaaatga